One part of the Acetoanaerobium sticklandii genome encodes these proteins:
- a CDS encoding ABC transporter ATP-binding protein has translation MKHYKFSLSVVFICIILSSLIGAVSSLFIQVLIDDYIYPLLVEAVPNFSGLLRILMIMASIYGVGVLANLIYNRTMVKIAQGVLKKIRDELFSHMQSLPISYFDTHAHGDIMSHYTNDIDTLRQMLTQSIPHAFSSLITIAAVFGAMMYLSIGLSLFVLAFVFIILKLVKKIAKSSGKYFMKQQQSIGSINGYIEEMIKGQKVVKVFCHEDKIKQDFDIKNEELCENSTSAHKYANILMPIMNNLGYILYVLIALVGGTMAVLGFSNLSLTGLKPLTLGMIASFLQLSRSFINPIAQISQQMNSVVMALAGAKRVFDLMDEESEVDDGYVTLINIKEDEAELIETSDRTQRWAWKHPHSDGNITYTELKGEVHFYDVDFGYTQDKMVLHDITMYAKQGQKLALVGATGAGKTTITNLINRFYDIADGKIRYDGININKIKKADLRKSLGIVLQDVNLFTGSVMENIRYGRLDATDEECIKAAKLANADSFIRMLPNGYDTVLSGDGNDLSQGQRQLISIARAAVANPPVMILDEATSSIDTRTESIVQQGMDSLMHGRTVFVIAHRLSTIQNSKVIMVMEDGRIIERGSHEELIKQAGKYYQLYTGAYELE, from the coding sequence ATGAAACATTATAAATTTTCACTTTCTGTAGTATTTATCTGCATCATTCTTAGCTCACTAATTGGTGCTGTTTCCTCACTTTTCATTCAAGTACTGATAGATGATTATATCTATCCCCTGCTAGTAGAAGCTGTGCCAAATTTTTCTGGTTTGCTTAGAATTCTGATGATTATGGCTAGTATTTATGGAGTTGGTGTGCTTGCTAACTTGATATACAACAGGACGATGGTAAAAATAGCTCAAGGAGTATTGAAGAAAATACGAGACGAGCTGTTTTCTCACATGCAGAGTCTTCCAATTTCGTACTTTGATACTCATGCTCATGGAGATATAATGAGCCATTATACTAATGACATAGATACTCTAAGGCAGATGCTAACTCAAAGTATTCCTCATGCTTTTTCATCCTTGATAACTATAGCAGCAGTTTTCGGAGCAATGATGTATTTAAGCATAGGGCTTTCATTGTTTGTACTTGCTTTCGTATTTATAATACTGAAGCTAGTGAAGAAAATAGCAAAAAGCAGTGGCAAGTATTTTATGAAGCAGCAGCAGTCGATAGGAAGCATCAACGGGTATATTGAGGAAATGATTAAAGGACAAAAAGTAGTTAAGGTATTTTGTCACGAAGATAAGATTAAGCAAGATTTTGATATAAAAAATGAAGAGTTATGTGAGAATTCAACCTCTGCTCACAAGTATGCGAATATTTTGATGCCTATTATGAATAATCTTGGGTATATTTTATATGTATTGATTGCACTTGTAGGAGGCACAATGGCTGTGCTAGGGTTTAGTAATTTAAGCCTTACAGGATTAAAGCCACTGACTCTTGGTATGATTGCATCGTTTTTGCAGCTTTCTAGAAGCTTTATTAATCCTATAGCTCAGATCTCACAGCAGATGAATTCAGTGGTAATGGCATTGGCTGGAGCAAAAAGAGTATTTGATTTGATGGATGAAGAAAGTGAAGTAGACGATGGCTATGTTACACTTATAAATATAAAAGAGGACGAAGCTGAGCTAATAGAAACATCTGATAGAACTCAGAGATGGGCATGGAAACATCCTCATAGCGATGGAAACATCACCTACACAGAATTAAAGGGAGAAGTTCATTTTTACGATGTAGATTTTGGGTATACACAAGATAAGATGGTACTTCATGATATAACTATGTATGCAAAGCAAGGTCAAAAACTTGCACTCGTAGGAGCTACAGGAGCAGGAAAGACAACTATTACAAATCTTATTAATAGATTTTATGATATTGCTGATGGAAAGATACGCTATGATGGAATTAATATTAACAAAATCAAAAAAGCTGACTTAAGAAAATCGCTTGGGATAGTGCTTCAAGATGTAAATTTATTTACGGGAAGCGTTATGGAAAACATAAGATATGGAAGGTTAGATGCTACTGATGAGGAATGTATCAAGGCAGCAAAGCTTGCAAATGCGGACAGTTTCATAAGAATGCTTCCAAATGGATACGATACTGTGCTTTCAGGAGATGGAAATGATTTATCCCAAGGACAAAGGCAGCTTATATCTATTGCAAGAGCAGCAGTTGCAAACCCTCCAGTTATGATACTAGATGAAGCAACCTCTTCTATAGATACACGTACAGAGTCAATAGTCCAGCAAGGAATGGATTCTTTGATGCATGGAAG